cattttttatatcttttatttaacaGACGATTCTtaagtttttcttagttaaaaactaataacAGTTTCTTAAACAAAGgttaaaatttcaattaaaaaatcgGATTTAATCATGGCTCTAAGAATTTTTCTCCACACGTTGctatcttaatatattttttgccaTATGTCTTTATCTAGATAAATTaactatttaatttaaatgaaaactGAGGTTGCGTTAATCCAACCCAAAAAAAGATGTACGTCACTGAGTATACGTTGCACACGTTTTATAAGACAAATCAGATTATCCTGTTTGCCTCACAAACATAAGCTTTTATGCCCCTAAAGACATATTTTAACTCGAGAATGTAATATgacttttttttctcaaaaacttTTAATCcgatctttttttcttaattggCCCATACCTTGAGTAAGTGAGGAATTAcctttaaaaaaactaaataaatattgtaaatcTGAAAATTAGTTGAAACAAATCtccaaaacttaaaaaactacaaaaataagTGAGGAATCGCCTtttagtttacttttttttgggcTCAACATCAAATTTCATTTCACACCAATGTATTGGTACAAAACTTTTAGACCTCAACAGAGATTCTACCAAAGCTTTTACGTGGTAGAACCTTTTAGTTTACTAAGGCCATCCGGATTAAGGGTTTTAAACTCAGGTTCACACGCTTCCCAAAACAATAAAAGTGAACTCAGGGTCTTGCAGGTTTACGCGTAAGAGACGGGTTCATAACTATTTCGTGGGCCCCGTGACGCGTGGCGACCCGCGATTGGTTGggctttttactttttttttttttaagaaatcaaacgtaaaaaagaaaataataataaaaaattaaatttgtgaaCTCCTCCTAAATTTCACTAATGCAGATGCCCTAATGATCATATAATCATCTGTCTTTTTTCGGTTAGTGACTTTTGCTAGCTAGTTATATTTTTCTAGAGCtagttatatttattattatgttaATATTCTACAGTTAACTCACTAtccaaaaagtaaaaaaaacatgagaatTTGATATGAATATTGAAATTATTAGAAGCTCATTTTCAAAACGTGAAAATAAGTATGTAGTGTACCATTCATTCATCACTCATAATTACGATAaccatttgtttattttatttttaaagatacAAATATAGATTCTATGCATAATTGAGTTACAATAAGTgtgtaaagaaaaaataaagcatGTACAGTGTGAATTGTGGATTACTTGATAAGGTAGAGACCAATGGCAGTAACGATGAGTGTCGAAGGTAAACCAAACTTCAGGTGTTTAGTGAAAGTGAGAGTGTATCCATGGCTCACTGCTCTACGAGCTTGCTCACACACTATCAAGTTAGCTGCTGAACCAAGCAACGTCAAGTTTCCAGCCACTGTGCTCACCCACGCCAGCAACAACCAcgccttcttctcctcctccccTGCCGCCGCTGATGCAGCTACTCTTGCTCCCAACAATAGCACTGCACACACAATTTAACAACTAAAATGAATTTTTCTATCTAGAGATataataaacacacaaaaaaaaacatgtttgatGACACACCTGTTGGTACATTGGATGCTACATTGGAGAGGACAAGAATCACCACTGCTAGCACCGCGGTTCCTTTAGCTTCACCAATATTCGCATACGGCTCCATGAGATCCCACAGAGCCGTAGGGATACCAGTTTTGTTGAATCCATCCACGGTTATAAACATCCCACAGAAGAAGATCAAAAGCGAATACGACACTTTCTCAAGAGAAGGCCTCGCGTCTTTAAAATCAAGAACAACAAGAGCTAAAGCCGCGGTGATCGCAGTCCAAGACATGTTCAAACCCATAAGCAGAGAAATTAACATCCCAAGCGTGATTAAATAAACACTTGACTTCCACAAAACCCGTCTCCACCTCTTGGTTTGAAACAACAACGCATTGCTGTTGACGGTAGGATAGCTCTCTCCTTGTGACTCAGCATCAGCTTGGTGGTCTCTAGACGCACTGCTCTCACCAGAGGAAGCTCCTCTGTTCCTGAGCGTCTCAGGATCCGTTCTCACGCTAGTTTCTTCCGATCTGAAAGAGCTTAGATGAGGTAACGTAGCTGGAGAGAATCGATGGGACataacatcttcttcttcaacagcAACAACACCTTCAGAAACTTCaatttcttcctcttctttatgATCAGACAACAAGCGCCAGTACATAGCGAGAAGCATCACAGCATTAACAGTAATCCCAACAATCATCGCGGGAAACACTCCACGAAGAAACTCCCAGAACGAGATCTTACTCTGAACCGCGATAACAAGATTCTGAGGGTTCCCAATAGGAGTCGCTGAAGAACCAATATTAGCACTCGTGGCCAAAGCGAGGAGAAACGGGTGAGGAGGAAGATTCTTCTGCCTAGCGATCTTCAACACGAACTCAGTCAAGACCACACAACAAGTGTCGTTAGTGAAAAGAGCGCTGGAAACAGCGGAGACGAGGCACACGCGGCAGAGCAAGTCCTTGGCTCCTCTGCTTCTCCAAGAGAGCAGCGTGCCCAAGTACTTGAACATGTCGGCTCTCTCGAGGTAGATGCTAACGACCATGGTTCCGAAGAGGAGGCCGAGGATGGGGAGGTCGATGGCGGCGTAGGCTTGGTCGGGGGTGATGACTTGGAAGATGACCATTAGCATGGCGCCGAAGAGGGAGCCGGCGGTTCGACCGATTGGGAGGAACGGTACGGACGGGAAGACTGCTAGTATCCAGAAGGTTGCGAAGGCTATTGAGCCTAGGACCAGCTTCACTACAGGCGCCATTGCCATATGCTAAAACAATTGCGattaggaaacaaccgtctctGCAATCAATTTTACGAGTCAAATTGATTTTTGGGTAATGAAACAACTTCTTCCGTTGGAATAGTTTACAGACAAGTAGAGAagctttgagagagagagagagagataaacaGAGAAGAACAGGAGTTACCTTTTATAGTTAAGAGACATAAAAGAAAGTCAGCTCTTTTCAGTTTGCTTTTGAAACCCAAAAGCTTTTTCTCTCTTGGGTTCTCTGTTCCACCAGATCTTCTTGTTCACCAGTTTTCAAGAAGTTAACTATGATTTGACTCGTCTTTGcattaactcttttttttaattttattcaatcCACATGATGACAACCAAATCGTCGTGTTAACGAGTCAACTATAACGACCCTgtaattaattgaatatttaaaGAGAACGTATCAACCCCCTAATATAAAAGTTACtacttcttaaaaaaaaaatagtttttgcccaattttttttttaattaatttaactcGATGTTGATTCAATCAAAAGACAAAATCTCTTTTCATTTGTCTGAAAACAAAGTGATGCTATTACAGAAGTTCAAATTGATTTATCATTGATCTCAAGAACTGTACATTGGAAAACAATAAGTAATGAAGTGTTTTTCTATTCAATCTACATAACATGACAACCAAATCATCGTGTTAACGAGTCAATTATCGCGATTACTGTAATTAGTTGAATATTTAAAGAGAACGTATCAACCCCCTAATataaagttctttttttaattattatttaactcAATGTCGATTCGATCAAAAGCATAGTTGTCTGAAACAGAGTTATGCTATTACCAAAGTTCAAAATGATTTATCTCAACAACTATACAAAACTTTTACTAGAGATTATTTTGACCAGTGAGAATTGTACTGTGAGACAAGCGTGGTCGGAGAGACTGTAATCTTCCGGCCACAATCCTTTCTCTGTTTCTTGCGGAAACAAAACCGCTTTCTTCACTTTCAATCCAactgcttcttcttccttcttactCTCCATCACCCTCTCTTTGCACTTTTTAGACTGATCCACCGTCCTCATGTTCCAAGTTTTCTGACAATACATTAACCACATACATCAGAGTCTTCGaacttaacatttttattgGTTTGTGGCTTTCGTTTTACCCTAAGTTTTTCATAGTCGAAGACACCATTTCGAGCAAGATCAGCTCGAACCCATAGCTCTTTTGTCTCTTGGAAGCTAAGTCCATGTGGTATACCCGTTAGATTTGCCTTTTGAAGTGCTTGGCAGAATCCAGAGTAAGTTAGTGAATCACTTTGCTTATTTCCCCCAAGAAAGGCAAATGCCTTATTGTCTTCAGCTATGGAAGCTTTCTGTAGTTGATACTGGAAACACCATCAAGATATATCAAGAATTATACAAAAAGTGATTAACAATCTTTGTTTGTGAATATTTGCAATCAATCTCACTCACCTTGATAATGCTGAAAACAGCTTCCACCCAACTTGTTCTCGATGGTTTTCTTGAATTGCTCCTAGTAGGGTTACAGAGCCATATGAAATCAACTCCGCATATGTTACCCCTGTGGTTTCTATGGCTAACCCACTGAAGATATATAAGAAGAAAAACGGTTAAGGATGAACCAGGCTTTAATAACAGTGAGGATGGAGGAAAGTTGGTAGGAGATTTCTAACCTTATGAGCATCATCATATGATGATATGAACCCTTGAGATCTCAAGAATTTGTACACATGCCCACGCTTGCTTCCATTCCAGTCACTAAAATTCAAACTCTATGATCAGATTGTATTTATGGAGGGAGACATTTTGAAATACTCTTTACGACAAAGAAGCTCACCCGCGGAGAATAATGGGCATGTGAGTAAGTTTATTTTCCTTTTGGCAAGCTTCAAGATATTCGAGAATTTTGTAAACCTGTCAGGAGAACACAGAGGTGATCAAATCAAGATCAACGGTCCccaaaagaagaaggatggcAAACCTGATGCAATCTTGCAATAGATAAAGTAGAATCATGTGGGAACAAGAGATGAGTGTTGACTATAAGAACTTCTTGCTGAACATCTTGTTTCCCATTAAGTGGGAAGGGAACAAGCGATCTGACATGTAAGAGCTGAGCAACACGGTCTCCAAAATCGTTAAAGAGCAGCTCCCGGTAATTTACAAGTTCAAAGTAGTCCTTATGTATGGCTGTTAAAAGACCTGTTAAGAAATAAATTCAATCAATCACAAATGAGACAAGAAAGAGACCTAACTTTGATCGCAAGCAAATCAGATAGATCACAAATGTATCTTTGGATAGTCCCATCTACGTTCTCTCTAATCTACTGTTAACTGACGCATGTCAAGCCTCTTAAGATTCTTAATGACTTTGGAAAGAAATGTTATACCTAGAACAATTTAGCAAGAACAGTATCCTTGTACTCCTAAGTCCTAACAAGTTGCGGgaaaattgtttaaattaaCAGCATGATAAAATCTATAGTCTCGAAGTCATGGGTAACACCTATAAAGACTTTCATACTCCGGTATGTAATGCAGGCCACAGTTTACACAATTTGGTGGGAGAGAAACGCACGTAGACATGGGGAGAAGCCAAGAGATATTGATTGCTTGACAAAGCTTGTGGACAAGTATATGAGGTTGAAGCTTTTATCACTAAAGGGTAGGGGAGATTATTATGAAGATGGTCTGATAACATGGTTTGGTGCACAACCAAACTCATGAATTGTATAGACAGTTATTTTGTGTTTCATAGAGTTGTAAGCAAAACAGAGTAACACTCTTGATGTAATACAGTTTTtctgaataaaatttaacatttattcaaaaaaaaaaaaaaaaaaaaaaatggagaaccTTTACTTACCATCGCCACGACGGTTTGTTCTAGGCAACTGGAAAATAGTGTAGCCTGCAGTGGCAAGGCGATCATGGTACATGTTCACCAATTCTTCATTTGCAACCCAAACTTCCTAATGAACAGTCACAA
The window above is part of the Brassica napus cultivar Da-Ae chromosome C8, Da-Ae, whole genome shotgun sequence genome. Proteins encoded here:
- the LOC106374062 gene encoding silicon efflux transporter LSI2-like; the encoded protein is MAMAPVVKLVLGSIAFATFWILAVFPSVPFLPIGRTAGSLFGAMLMVIFQVITPDQAYAAIDLPILGLLFGTMVVSIYLERADMFKYLGTLLSWRSRGAKDLLCRVCLVSAVSSALFTNDTCCVVLTEFVLKIARQKNLPPHPFLLALATSANIGSSATPIGNPQNLVIAVQSKISFWEFLRGVFPAMIVGITVNAVMLLAMYWRLLSDHKEEEEIEVSEGVVAVEEEDVMSHRFSPATLPHLSSFRSEETSVRTDPETLRNRGASSGESSASRDHQADAESQGESYPTVNSNALLFQTKRWRRVLWKSSVYLITLGMLISLLMGLNMSWTAITAALALVVLDFKDARPSLEKVSYSLLIFFCGMFITVDGFNKTGIPTALWDLMEPYANIGEAKGTAVLAVVILVLSNVASNVPTVLLLGARVAASAAAGEEEKKAWLLLAWVSTVAGNLTLLGSAANLIVCEQARRAVSHGYTLTFTKHLKFGLPSTLIVTAIGLYLIK
- the LOC106375030 gene encoding uncharacterized calcium-binding protein At1g02270 produces the protein MRLNSSLASSTSISCTTFNILAPIYKRIDQLNQSNRESHSRDLWYTRNQDILELLLHQRSSVICLQEVWVANEELVNMYHDRLATAGYTIFQLPRTNRRGDGLLTAIHKDYFELVNYRELLFNDFGDRVAQLLHVRSLVPFPLNGKQDVQQEVLIVNTHLLFPHDSTLSIARLHQVYKILEYLEACQKENKLTHMPIILRGDWNGSKRGHVYKFLRSQGFISSYDDAHKWVSHRNHRGNICGVDFIWLCNPTRSNSRKPSRTSWVEAVFSIIKYQLQKASIAEDNKAFAFLGGNKQSDSLTYSGFCQALQKANLTGIPHGLSFQETKELWVRADLARNGVFDYEKLRKTWNMRTVDQSKKCKERVMESKKEEEAVGLKVKKAVLFPQETEKGLWPEDYSLSDHACLTVQFSLVKIISSKSFV